The following proteins are encoded in a genomic region of Pyrus communis chromosome 11, drPyrComm1.1, whole genome shotgun sequence:
- the LOC137707484 gene encoding wax ester synthase/diacylglycerol acyltransferase 11-like, translating to MEISEEGLEPVSPTGHYFNNSVLSISVLAVLEYEIPIDDSQFLSLLENVFLPINPRFSSIMIEKNGKKQWKRVEVKLEDHVKTPIFPSNLSNESYDQYFDDYLSNLATKRFPQDKPLWEIHVIKYPNSNAAGNVVFKLHHALGDGYSLMGALLSCLQRADNPSLPLTFPSRQPSKPKNENVMTRTFSSLLNTMSDIWWGISKSITGEDDRSPIKSSNIGFEFAPITVSTVTISLDHIKLIKSRLGVTINDVLTGMVFLGSRLYMQEMNQSSREARSTALILLNTRVMGNYTSVEEMVKPDSKSPWGNRFTFLQIPIPNLTEFSNALDFVWKAQKIIKTKRNSLAIYFTSELLKMLNRFGGHEAASRFIHRTLTNSSMAFTNLIGPVEQMSLANQPIKGLYFIIVGSPLDFDISVLSYMGKVRLTLTMKKGIIDPQKLKLCMENAHDMILNASDKYPVQNSTEK from the exons ATGGAGATTTCGGAAGAGGGACTAGAGCCAGTGAGCCCTACTGGCCACTATTTCAACAACTCTGTTTTATCAATATCAGTTCTTGCTGTTTTGGAATATGAAATTCCAATTGATGACTCTCAATTTCTGTCATTGCTCGAGAACGTGTTCCTGCCGATCAACCCACGCTTCTCCTCTATCATG attgaaaaaaatggaaagaaacaatGGAAAAGGGTTGAAGTGAAGCTTGAAGACCATGTTAAAACTCCAATCTTCCCTTCCAACTTGTCGAATGAATCATATGACCAGTATTTTGATGACTATTTGTCAAACTTAGCAACAAAGAGATTTCCACAAGACAAACCACTGTGGGAAATTCATGTTATAAAGTACCCAAATAGCAATGCAGCTGGTAATGTAGTATTTAAGTTGCACCACGCGTTAGGTGATGGCTACTCGCTCATGGGCGCTCTTCTCTCTTGTCTACAAAGGGCTGACAATCCTTCTCTTCCCCTAACTTTTCCTTCACGGCAGCCATCGAAACCGAAGAATGAAAATGTTATGACCAGAACTTTCTCATCCTTGTTGAACACCATGTCCGATATTTGGTGGGGCATTTCAAAGAGCATCACCGGGGAAGATGATCGATCACCAATAAAATCCTCGAACATTGGATTCGAGTTCGCGCCAATTACAGTATCAACTGTGACAATCTCTCTTGATcacatcaaattaattaaaagcagGCTTGGAGTG ACGATAAATGACGTCCTTACCGGGATGGTCTTTCTTGGCTCTCGACTATATATGCAAGAGATGAACCAAAGCTCAAGGGAAGCCCGTAGCACTGCATTGATTTTACTAAATACAAGGGTCATGGGGAATTATACTTCGGTTGAAGAAATGGTCAAACCCGACAGCAAGAGCCCATGGGGAAATCGTTTTACATTCTTGCAGATTCCCATTCCCAATTTGACTGAGTTCTCAAACGCGCTTGACTTTGTTTGGAAGGCTCAAAAAATTATCAAGACGAAAAGAAATTCTTTAGCTATTTATTTCACTAGTGAGCTATTGAAGATGTTGAACAGGTTTGGAGGCCACGAG GCAGCATCAAGATTCATCCATAGAACATTAACGAACTCGAGCATGGCATTTACAAATTTGATCGGGCCCGTGGAACAAATGTCATTGGCAAACCAACCAATAAAAGGATTATACTTTATCATAGTTGGATCACCTCTG GATTTTGACATATCAGTCCTAAGTTATATGGGAAAAGTGAGGCTTACCTTAACAATGAAAAAAGGCATCATAGATCCACAAAAACTGAAGTTGTGCATGGAAAACGCCCATGATATGATATTAAATGCCTCGGACAAATATCCTGTGCAAAATAGCACCGAAAAATAG